The following proteins are encoded in a genomic region of Microbulbifer sp. MKSA007:
- a CDS encoding glyoxalase superfamily protein, which produces MNGSLPSLSALKVQAKQLRAALEKRGEPISHSQTLELIAHQHGYRDWNTLYAAVGNRPPVLYLRPGDRVQGKYLGQRFDAEVLGVQSSVAAYRVRLTLQFDEAVDVVSFDSFSSFRHRVTCTLNADGVTSERTSDGEPHMVLNGL; this is translated from the coding sequence ATGAATGGATCTCTTCCTTCCCTTTCCGCGTTAAAAGTGCAGGCAAAGCAATTGCGTGCTGCGCTGGAAAAACGCGGCGAACCTATTTCGCACTCCCAGACACTGGAACTCATTGCCCACCAGCATGGTTATCGGGACTGGAACACCCTTTACGCTGCTGTCGGCAATCGTCCGCCCGTGCTGTACCTGCGCCCCGGAGACCGAGTTCAGGGCAAGTACCTTGGTCAGCGGTTTGATGCTGAAGTTCTTGGTGTGCAGAGTTCAGTAGCAGCTTACCGGGTGCGGTTGACTTTGCAGTTTGATGAGGCAGTGGATGTGGTGAGTTTTGACAGTTTCTCCTCCTTCCGCCACCGTGTGACCTGCACTTTGAATGCAGATGGAGTGACCAGCGAGAGGACCTCTGATGGTGAACCTCACATGGTGCTCAATGGGCTTTAG
- a CDS encoding tripartite tricarboxylate transporter substrate-binding protein, translated as MSFIRARRLVAAAAMAAATFSLPAASIAEPVVESIHFLIPGGAGGGWDGTARGTGEALTKSGLVGNASYENMSGGGGGKAIGYLIENAASQHGTLMVNSTPIVIRSLTGVFPHNFRDLTLVSGTIGDYAAIVVGKDSSINSMGDLLAAYKADKRGTAIGGGSVPGGMDHLVAAMVMEAAGEDATAVKYIPYDAGGKAMAALLSGEIAALSTGFSEAVELAKAGEVKIIGVTADERVSAYGDAPTMKEQGIDTTFVNWRGFFAAPGLPEAQLTAYQEAIAKMYATPEWEEVRARNGWVNIHNSGEDFQAFLEGQEKAIGDLMKKLGFL; from the coding sequence ATGAGTTTTATTCGGGCGCGCCGCTTGGTTGCGGCAGCGGCTATGGCCGCGGCGACTTTCTCACTACCTGCAGCTTCAATTGCAGAGCCAGTGGTTGAAAGCATCCACTTCCTCATTCCAGGTGGCGCTGGCGGCGGCTGGGATGGCACCGCACGCGGCACAGGTGAAGCGCTGACCAAATCCGGTCTTGTCGGCAATGCATCCTACGAGAACATGTCCGGCGGCGGTGGCGGTAAGGCCATCGGTTATCTGATCGAGAACGCAGCAAGTCAGCACGGCACGCTGATGGTGAACTCCACACCAATCGTGATCCGTTCTTTGACCGGTGTGTTCCCGCATAACTTCCGCGACCTGACACTGGTTTCCGGCACAATCGGTGACTACGCCGCTATCGTGGTTGGTAAAGATAGTTCCATCAACTCCATGGGCGATCTGCTGGCAGCCTACAAAGCTGACAAGCGCGGCACTGCTATCGGCGGCGGCTCCGTACCAGGCGGCATGGACCACCTCGTTGCAGCCATGGTGATGGAAGCTGCTGGTGAAGATGCAACTGCTGTGAAGTACATCCCGTACGATGCCGGCGGCAAAGCAATGGCAGCTCTTCTTTCCGGTGAGATTGCCGCGCTTTCAACAGGCTTCTCTGAGGCAGTTGAACTGGCAAAGGCAGGTGAAGTGAAGATCATCGGTGTAACCGCGGATGAGCGCGTTTCAGCTTATGGTGATGCACCAACCATGAAGGAACAGGGCATCGATACCACCTTCGTCAACTGGCGTGGGTTCTTCGCGGCTCCTGGCCTGCCAGAAGCACAGCTGACCGCTTATCAGGAAGCAATCGCAAAGATGTACGCCACCCCTGAGTGGGAAGAAGTGCGTGCACGTAATGGCTGGGTCAACATCCATAATTCCGGCGAAGACTTCCAGGCTTTCCTTGAAGGACAGGAAAAGGCCATCGGCGATCTCATGAAGAAGCTGGGCTTCCTCTAA
- a CDS encoding tripartite tricarboxylate transporter permease, which produces MLDGIWIGLSTAFSFSNLLMVIGGCLIGTFIGMLPGLGPMSIIAIMIPVAISIGDPSAALILLAGVYYGAIFGGSTSSILINAPGVASTVATSFDGYPLARQGKAGKALTVAAIASFAGGSIGAILLMIFAPALASVALLFHSAEYFALMVVGLSAIAAFAGSGQVAKALLMTLVGLMMATVGEGALFNQPRFTMGILDLQSGFGFITLAMAMFALPEALFLVLDPSRSNSGSNGGDIKDLRITKEEAKKITPVIGRQSIQGFLIGVLPGAGATIASFLGYAVERNIAPKEEQAEFGKGSVKGLAAPESANNAACTGSFVPLLTLGIPGSGTTAILLGALIALNVSPGPRLMVDQPEIFWSVIISMYVGNVILLILNLPLIPYIAKVLAVPRNFLIPFILFFTLMGAYIGQNNATELLMLVGFGVCATLLRFANYPLAPLLIGFILGSMLEDNFSRSMQLYDGIGFILERPMTMGLLALAVILVVLPTIRARRVRKQELQAAESD; this is translated from the coding sequence ATGTTAGACGGTATCTGGATTGGCCTCTCGACGGCGTTCTCATTCTCTAACCTGCTGATGGTGATTGGCGGCTGCTTGATCGGTACGTTCATCGGTATGCTGCCCGGCCTCGGCCCCATGTCCATCATCGCCATCATGATCCCTGTGGCGATCTCCATTGGAGACCCCTCCGCTGCACTGATCCTGCTCGCAGGCGTCTACTACGGCGCAATCTTTGGTGGTTCCACTTCTTCCATCCTCATCAATGCGCCGGGTGTGGCTTCCACCGTTGCCACAAGCTTCGATGGCTATCCGCTAGCCCGTCAGGGCAAGGCTGGTAAAGCGCTGACTGTGGCCGCAATCGCTTCTTTCGCAGGCGGCAGCATCGGCGCGATCCTGCTGATGATCTTTGCTCCGGCTCTGGCTTCTGTCGCCCTGCTCTTCCACTCCGCCGAGTACTTCGCGCTCATGGTAGTCGGTCTATCTGCGATTGCCGCTTTTGCAGGCAGCGGACAGGTGGCAAAAGCGCTGCTGATGACGCTGGTCGGTTTGATGATGGCAACCGTTGGTGAAGGCGCGCTGTTCAACCAGCCACGCTTCACCATGGGTATTCTGGATCTACAGTCTGGCTTCGGTTTCATCACATTAGCAATGGCCATGTTCGCTCTGCCAGAAGCGCTGTTCCTCGTGCTGGACCCTTCCCGTTCCAACTCCGGTAGCAATGGTGGTGACATCAAAGATCTGCGCATCACCAAGGAAGAAGCCAAGAAGATCACCCCAGTGATTGGACGCCAGTCCATTCAGGGCTTTCTGATCGGCGTTCTGCCCGGCGCTGGCGCGACCATCGCTTCTTTCCTCGGTTATGCGGTGGAGCGCAATATCGCTCCGAAAGAAGAACAAGCTGAGTTCGGCAAAGGCTCCGTTAAAGGTCTCGCTGCTCCCGAGTCCGCCAATAATGCAGCGTGTACCGGTTCCTTCGTTCCCCTGCTCACCCTCGGCATCCCGGGTTCAGGAACCACTGCAATCCTGCTCGGTGCTCTCATCGCACTGAACGTATCGCCCGGGCCGCGCCTGATGGTAGATCAACCAGAGATCTTCTGGTCTGTGATCATCTCCATGTATGTGGGCAATGTGATCCTGCTGATCCTGAACCTGCCGCTGATCCCTTACATCGCTAAGGTGCTGGCTGTTCCTCGCAATTTTCTCATTCCGTTCATTCTGTTCTTCACCCTGATGGGAGCATATATTGGGCAGAACAACGCGACAGAACTGCTGATGCTCGTGGGCTTTGGGGTGTGCGCAACGCTTCTGCGCTTTGCTAATTATCCGCTGGCTCCGCTGCTGATCGGCTTTATTCTGGGCAGCATGCTGGAAGATAACTTCTCCCGCTCTATGCAGCTTTACGATGGCATTGGCTTTATTCTGGAACGCCCGATGACCATGGGCCTGCTGGCTCTGGCAGTTATCCTGGTCGTGCTGCCAACCATCCGCGCGCGCCGAGTGCGCAAACAAGAACTGCAGGCCGCAGAAAGCGACTGA
- a CDS encoding ABC transporter substrate-binding protein, protein MRILLFPSVLIVLLVSLVSAHAYEIEQHKVFPASQEAQTLRIISNSDIDIFAPMVEAFQRKYPHVSIDYTVVSSTELMKALYEERQVFDVAISSAMDLQVKLANDGFTKPHSSSVAGLMPDWARWRDHVFAFTQEPASVVYSKSAFEGLEVPTSRQNLISTLRNNPGRFLNKVGTYDIRQSGLGFLFATQDARTSDTFWRLNEVMGSLNAKLYCCSADMISDITTGDLAVAYNVLGSYASARAAKDPDVGILELEDFTTLMLRSAIIPAGAEQPEIAGDFIDHLITASWSEEGADYYPYPKLNHSEVAPNLSLRAIRLGPGLLVYQDNLKRQHFLQEWQNAIIQQ, encoded by the coding sequence ATGCGTATCCTTCTATTTCCCTCAGTCCTGATTGTGTTGTTGGTGTCGCTGGTTTCAGCCCACGCCTATGAGATTGAGCAGCACAAGGTCTTTCCAGCCTCACAAGAGGCGCAGACCCTGCGCATCATCTCCAACTCCGATATCGATATTTTCGCCCCGATGGTAGAAGCCTTCCAACGCAAGTATCCGCACGTCTCCATCGATTACACCGTGGTCAGCAGCACAGAGCTGATGAAAGCGCTTTACGAGGAGCGGCAGGTATTCGACGTGGCTATCTCCTCAGCGATGGACCTGCAGGTGAAACTGGCCAATGATGGTTTCACAAAGCCGCACAGCTCATCCGTTGCTGGTCTAATGCCAGACTGGGCCCGCTGGCGTGACCACGTATTTGCCTTCACGCAGGAACCAGCCTCCGTGGTTTACTCCAAGTCCGCCTTTGAGGGGTTGGAGGTGCCAACCTCACGGCAGAACCTCATCTCGACTTTGCGCAACAATCCGGGCCGCTTCCTCAACAAAGTCGGCACCTACGACATTCGCCAGAGCGGGCTTGGCTTTCTGTTCGCCACGCAGGATGCACGCACCTCAGACACATTTTGGCGTCTCAATGAAGTGATGGGCAGCCTCAATGCTAAGCTTTATTGCTGCTCTGCGGATATGATCTCTGACATCACAACAGGCGATCTGGCCGTGGCCTACAACGTGCTCGGCTCCTATGCCTCGGCGCGGGCAGCAAAAGACCCTGATGTTGGCATTCTGGAACTGGAAGACTTCACCACATTGATGCTTCGCTCCGCCATTATTCCAGCAGGTGCAGAACAGCCAGAAATCGCAGGTGATTTCATTGATCACCTGATCACCGCCAGCTGGAGCGAGGAGGGCGCAGACTACTACCCTTACCCAAAGCTCAATCATAGCGAGGTGGCACCAAACCTGTCCTTGCGCGCTATTCGGTTAGGCCCCGGCCTGCTGGTCTATCAGGACAACCTCAAGCGTCAGCACTTCCTTCAGGAGTGGCAGAACGCGATCATTCAGCAGTGA
- a CDS encoding sensor histidine kinase, producing MTLEANISGSIRRRLTLQLLGIAAVLAALLFVMVMTYAKQVAEESQDNILSASATSILDSAAIQSGEVTVDIPYSALSMLGNVSDDRVFYRVVADGKYLTGYESLPDAYTAKGRENHRFITSHYLGESIRMVSATRRLSNASGPVEVTVSVAQTLKRQRETLERISTNAAYLGFGFFIAAAVLGVLTAQSAVRPVQTLANSVSRRGPQDLRAVQAPVPGEMAPLVVALNRFMARLKKSLTRSEEFIAEAAHRIRTPLAVLRTQAEIALRRVERPENRAALKEMIRAIDESSRAAGQLLDHAMVSFRTDHLEVKEINLLELADETLERLRPLAEMQDKTLSLHGSEPPSIKGDAILIQNALSNILDNAIKYAPQGEDVKITVTHEEKWVVLSVYDQGPGFVPEDIEKLTERFSRGQNAEDTVGSGLGLTIAEEVTQAHGGHLKLSNRTNVRGACVSFYFPQS from the coding sequence ATGACGTTAGAGGCCAACATCTCCGGCTCCATCCGCCGCCGTTTGACCCTACAGCTGCTTGGCATTGCCGCCGTGCTTGCGGCCCTGCTGTTTGTCATGGTGATGACTTACGCCAAGCAGGTGGCAGAAGAATCTCAGGATAACATCCTGTCCGCCTCAGCCACCTCCATTCTGGACAGCGCGGCCATTCAGAGCGGGGAGGTCACCGTCGACATTCCATACTCAGCGCTTTCCATGCTGGGGAACGTGAGCGATGACCGCGTGTTCTACCGCGTTGTCGCAGATGGAAAGTACCTAACTGGATATGAGAGCTTACCCGATGCCTACACGGCGAAAGGGCGAGAGAACCACCGCTTCATCACCTCTCACTATCTGGGCGAGAGCATCCGTATGGTGTCGGCTACACGACGCCTATCCAATGCATCCGGACCTGTCGAAGTCACTGTTTCTGTTGCTCAAACACTGAAGCGCCAACGTGAAACACTGGAGCGTATCTCCACAAATGCTGCATACCTCGGCTTCGGCTTCTTCATCGCCGCTGCGGTGTTAGGGGTGTTGACAGCTCAATCCGCAGTTCGGCCTGTACAGACGCTAGCCAACTCCGTTTCCAGAAGAGGCCCGCAAGACCTGCGTGCCGTGCAAGCCCCTGTTCCGGGAGAGATGGCCCCACTGGTGGTTGCGCTCAATCGCTTCATGGCTCGCCTGAAGAAGTCGCTGACCCGATCCGAAGAGTTCATCGCCGAGGCTGCCCACCGCATTCGCACGCCACTGGCAGTGCTGCGCACACAAGCTGAAATAGCCCTGCGCCGCGTGGAACGTCCTGAAAACAGAGCCGCGTTGAAAGAGATGATCCGCGCTATTGATGAAAGCTCGCGCGCGGCTGGCCAGTTGCTTGATCACGCCATGGTCTCCTTCCGCACAGACCATCTGGAAGTGAAGGAAATCAATCTGCTGGAGTTGGCCGATGAAACATTGGAACGCTTACGGCCACTGGCAGAAATGCAGGACAAAACACTCAGCCTGCATGGGAGTGAACCGCCTTCCATCAAGGGTGATGCAATCCTCATTCAAAACGCTCTGAGCAACATTCTGGACAACGCCATCAAATACGCCCCGCAAGGGGAGGACGTGAAGATAACCGTCACTCATGAAGAGAAATGGGTGGTGCTTTCGGTCTATGATCAAGGTCCGGGATTTGTACCAGAAGACATCGAGAAGCTTACAGAACGGTTCTCACGCGGTCAAAACGCTGAGGACACCGTTGGCTCCGGTCTGGGGCTTACTATTGCCGAAGAAGTGACACAGGCACACGGCGGACACCTGAAACTTTCAAACAGAACAAATGTCAGAGGCGCATGCGTATCCTTCTATTTCCCTCAGTCCTGA
- a CDS encoding AbrB family transcriptional regulator: MTFERKDLFNLSITLAIAGAGAGLFSLLGFPAAPLTGSALAVSIGGLLGAPVTVPLWLRTLCFIVLGTGIGSGVTPAVIDAAVTWPASFLALGISLILSMFLSRMVLVRFFGFDAYNASLASSPGHLSYILSMAADAKADVTRIGLAQSTRVLFLTICVPLFITLLFEETGTSFLPAQNITPLSAVYLLLGAALVGTIFLKMKLPAAYLLGGMLVSSLGHLTEFTPGKMPDWATLSSFLVMGALIGTRFKGISPDLFAKAIGAGIAVTLITVGMAIVGVVLAMPLVGLDPSLLFVAFAPGGVEAMAAIAVQSGLDPTFVAAHHVFRLLLLTFLVPLLLRHSKSSNPLNDQA; encoded by the coding sequence TTGACATTTGAGAGAAAAGACCTTTTCAACCTTTCCATAACGCTTGCGATTGCGGGCGCTGGAGCAGGTCTTTTTTCTCTCCTCGGTTTTCCCGCTGCCCCCCTCACCGGTTCTGCACTGGCTGTTTCCATTGGAGGTCTGCTCGGTGCGCCGGTCACCGTTCCCCTTTGGTTGCGGACACTGTGCTTTATCGTGCTCGGCACAGGCATTGGTTCTGGGGTCACACCAGCTGTCATTGATGCCGCCGTAACATGGCCTGCCAGCTTCCTCGCTCTCGGTATCAGCCTTATCCTGAGCATGTTTCTTAGCCGAATGGTTCTGGTGCGCTTCTTCGGTTTTGACGCCTACAATGCTTCATTGGCTTCGTCTCCGGGCCACTTAAGCTACATCCTCAGCATGGCAGCAGATGCCAAGGCGGATGTGACGCGTATCGGCCTTGCCCAAAGCACGCGGGTGCTCTTCCTCACCATCTGCGTGCCTCTCTTTATCACTCTGCTTTTTGAAGAAACCGGCACCTCTTTCCTTCCGGCGCAAAACATCACCCCACTCTCCGCAGTTTATCTTCTGCTGGGCGCTGCTCTCGTGGGAACCATCTTCCTGAAGATGAAACTGCCTGCGGCCTACCTGCTTGGAGGAATGCTCGTGTCCTCGCTTGGGCACCTGACGGAGTTCACTCCGGGCAAGATGCCGGACTGGGCCACGCTCAGCTCATTTCTGGTTATGGGAGCCTTGATCGGCACCCGCTTCAAAGGCATTAGCCCAGACCTTTTCGCAAAGGCCATCGGTGCGGGTATCGCTGTTACTCTCATCACCGTCGGCATGGCAATCGTCGGCGTCGTACTAGCCATGCCACTGGTTGGTTTGGACCCAAGCCTGCTATTCGTGGCCTTTGCTCCCGGTGGCGTAGAAGCCATGGCAGCTATTGCCGTGCAAAGCGGGCTAGACCCCACCTTCGTCGCCGCCCACCACGTCTTCCGCCTCCTGCTCCTGACCTTCCTTGTGCCGCTGTTGCTGAGGCACTCTAAGTCCTCCAACCCACTCAATGATCAGGCGTGA
- a CDS encoding DSD1 family PLP-dependent enzyme encodes MTSDFSQYTLGYDIPALPGMKVEDVQTPALIVDLDAFDHNLFKMRDEIAKYGVRHRAHCKMHKSAEIAKLQMGQGHACGVCCQKVSEAEALARAGITDIMVSNEVCDPYKIDRLAQLPKLGARILVCTDNLPNIAALSEAAVKHGTELEVLVELDCGGSRCGVADSAAVLELATAIIAAPNLRFAGIQSYQGAAQHAYEYADRKALLDTAITITKDAVDLLESKEIHCDIVGGGGTGSYPFEAASGVFNELQCGSYLFMDADYRRVKDKDGQYLPAFEHALFLLTSIMSTDIDGQAVCDAGLKAHSIDSGPPEVFERPDLQSLDYSDEHGVLKDPQNTLKINDKIKLVPGHCDPTCNLHDWYVGVRGGVVETLWHVTARGKFY; translated from the coding sequence GTGACCTCAGATTTCTCCCAGTACACGCTTGGCTATGACATTCCCGCTTTGCCTGGGATGAAGGTAGAGGACGTACAAACGCCCGCGCTGATCGTGGATCTGGATGCCTTCGACCATAATCTCTTTAAGATGCGGGATGAGATCGCCAAGTACGGCGTGCGCCATCGGGCTCACTGCAAGATGCACAAATCTGCTGAGATCGCGAAATTGCAGATGGGGCAAGGCCATGCCTGCGGCGTGTGCTGCCAGAAGGTGAGCGAGGCCGAAGCGCTTGCAAGAGCAGGCATCACGGACATCATGGTGTCCAACGAGGTTTGCGATCCTTATAAGATTGACCGTCTGGCTCAACTGCCAAAACTGGGCGCGCGTATTCTTGTCTGCACGGATAACCTACCCAACATCGCGGCCCTTTCTGAGGCTGCCGTGAAGCATGGCACGGAGCTGGAGGTTCTGGTAGAGCTGGACTGCGGTGGTAGCCGCTGCGGTGTAGCGGACAGCGCTGCTGTACTGGAGTTGGCGACTGCGATCATTGCAGCTCCGAACCTGCGTTTTGCTGGTATCCAGTCCTATCAGGGGGCGGCACAGCATGCCTATGAGTATGCGGATCGGAAGGCTCTTTTAGATACGGCGATCACCATCACCAAGGACGCGGTTGATCTGTTGGAAAGCAAGGAGATCCATTGCGATATTGTTGGTGGTGGAGGCACAGGCTCTTACCCGTTTGAGGCTGCTTCAGGTGTGTTCAACGAGCTGCAATGTGGGTCCTATCTGTTCATGGATGCGGACTATCGCCGCGTGAAAGATAAAGATGGTCAGTATCTGCCCGCTTTTGAACATGCGCTTTTTCTGCTAACCTCAATCATGTCCACCGACATTGATGGTCAGGCTGTTTGTGATGCGGGACTGAAGGCGCACAGTATCGATTCAGGACCACCAGAGGTGTTTGAGCGTCCTGACCTGCAGAGCCTTGATTACTCAGATGAACACGGTGTTCTCAAAGATCCGCAGAACACTTTGAAAATCAACGATAAGATCAAGCTGGTGCCGGGGCATTGTGACCCGACTTGTAACCTGCACGACTGGTATGTTGGCGTGCGCGGCGGTGTGGTGGAAACGCTTTGGCATGTAACTGCGCGCGGCAAGTTCTATTAG
- a CDS encoding tripartite tricarboxylate transporter TctB family protein has protein sequence MALDRWIALVILAVSLSYGYTAFFMMDAGLPPFMRFNPIWPSTFPKVIAVLAAITSLAILLGFEKKPAESDADEIDFSRLWDYNIGQAVFLLALMVAYALLLRPSGFLLSTLLFIVIGAALLGERRFTILVPVAAVAAGGVWYLVQQTLGIYLSPLPTFLN, from the coding sequence ATGGCACTGGACCGATGGATTGCTCTTGTCATTTTGGCAGTGAGCCTCAGCTACGGATACACGGCGTTCTTTATGATGGACGCAGGCCTGCCGCCTTTCATGCGGTTTAACCCGATCTGGCCAAGCACGTTTCCGAAAGTCATTGCAGTATTGGCCGCAATCACCAGCCTTGCCATTCTGCTCGGCTTTGAAAAGAAACCCGCTGAGAGCGATGCGGACGAGATCGATTTCAGCCGATTGTGGGACTATAATATCGGACAGGCAGTCTTTTTGCTGGCTTTGATGGTGGCCTACGCCTTGCTGTTGCGCCCTTCTGGCTTCCTGCTCTCCACCCTGCTCTTCATTGTGATTGGCGCAGCCCTCTTAGGCGAGCGACGCTTCACGATCCTCGTACCGGTCGCCGCCGTTGCTGCTGGTGGCGTCTGGTATCTGGTTCAGCAAACGCTGGGTATCTACCTCAGCCCGCTGCCGACATTTCTAAACTAG